The DNA window CTAATCCCCTTGTTTCCAGCTTGTCGGCGTGCGGATCCGCGCACGCCGCCATCAATGCCGCAGCTCGCGCGACAGCATCAGGATATAGTCGTCGGCGATGTCGGCGACGACCATGGCTGCTTCTGCAGCCGGATAACCCCTGCCGACGGCCTCGGCGACAATCTTCATCACCTGCGGTTCAAGCGCCTCGCGGCAGTCGGTCAGACTTTTGTCATCCGGGCATTTGGCACGAAATTCCAGGACATTGCTCATGGCATACCCTCCATTTGATGTTTCTGCGCCCCTTGATGCATGAAGCCGGTCTCTCCAGGGAAAGGCGGGCCGTGGTTCCGGTGAGCTGTCCCGGAACAAACTAGCTGTCATGAAAACACGATGTCACAGGGTGGGGTGTATTCAAGTTGATGCTGATATTAAGGTAAGCCAGTAGGGTTAATTCGTCCAGCGGCAGTTTATCGCCCGCCGGAGCCGCCGTCAGGCAATGGAGCAAGTTCTTGTTTTGGTGTCGCTTTCCGGTACGAAAAACCGGCGGTCCGTGCGGTTTTTCGTGGAAAATGCCGCCATTTACCATGTGCTGCGAGGGCCGGGCGCAGCTCTGTGCCGGAGCCGGACAGCCACGAAAAAAAGTCCGTCTTCGCGACCAGTCGCCAACGCAGATGTGGAATCGCTAAAATCGTGCGGTTCCACATTCTGAGCCATGACCGCTGACAGGCCTTGGCGGAACTAGTCATGTTTTACGAAATGTCCGCGGTTGGCGGCGCATAGCGGACCGCGAGAAAGCTCGTATCGACCAGTATCGGTCACCGCGATGCGGCCGGCATGACATCAGCACCATCCATGACATAGGTCGCATAACGATGGTCGCGGATCAGGCTTATTTTTTTCCCGCGCCATTCGAGCAGCATGAAATAGGAAGGACCGCCCGACGGTTCGGCCGATACCAGCAATATTTCCCGGCCTTCCAGCCAGGCCGGTTCGACCCTGACCAGCGGATATTCGGCATAATAGGTGAAAAATCGACCGACGTCGGCGGCACCCGAGATTTCCGGCCGTCGCGCCTGACGAAGCCGAACGTCGTCGGCCAGCAAGCGACGCAGCGCGTCCCAATCTTGGGCGTTGAAGAGCGCCGCAAAGTTCAGGGCCTCGGGACTTGGCGACGGCGCAACCTCGGACCGCACGTCTGAGATCGCGCGCAATCTCGCCCGACCGCGCGACAGATGAGCCTTGACGGCATCGACACTCAGTTCCAGCAGCGCTGCTATATCCGCAAGCGACTCTCCCAACACATCCTTGAGGATCACCGCGCTGCGTTGCGGCACCGGCAAATCTGCAAAATGACCCAGGGCGACCCGCACCGTATCCCGCCGGATGAGCGCGTCCTCCGGGCCGACGGCGCTGGTATCGGCGAGATCAAAGGCCATCTCAAGCGGCTCCGACCGGCGCGTACTGCGCTGGCGCAGGGCATCTATGGCTCGATTGTGGACGATGCGAAATAGCCACGGTCGCAGCGGCGTGCCCGGCGGGATCGAGCCAGCCGTCGCAAATACCCTGGCAAACGCGTCCTGAATCACGTCCTCGCCGTCGATCACCGAACCCACCAGACGAGCAGCATAGCGATGCAGTTGGGGGCGAAGCGCGTCCGCTTCCCTGGCCAGGTCTGCGAGCAGAGTTTTCCTCTCTGCGGCCCCGCGAGCTGGGTCTTCCGTCATTCGATGACCGTCACACCCGTATCCCCACGCACGGCATAGACCATGGCCTCGGCGAGGCCGGATTTGCCGATCAGTTCGGTGACCGTATCACCGAAAGCCCGCGGCGTCATGTCCGGCCAGGTAGCGGCCTGTTCGGCAAATGTCCGACCCGCCTTCGCAGCATAGGCCCCGATGCCGGTGTCACCTACACCGGTTCCAACGAACATCTGCCGGGGAACGATGACCCGGAACCGCAAACCCAGGCCGAGTTCCGCCGACAAGCCATCGGCATATTTTGCAATGAACCACTGCGCGCGCTTGGCGCCGGCATAACCTCCCGACAGCGGCGACCCCTGCACGGCGGCTCCGCTGGAGACCAGGACGACGAGCCCGCCCGGCGCCATCGGCACGGTCAAGGCAGCCTGTACCCAATACAGCGCGGCCTTGACGTCTACATTCCAGTTGGTCGCGAATGCCTCCCAGCCAATCCGGTCGATCCGCTCCATGGGCGGTTGCGCACCGGCATTCATGATGACGACATCAGGTCGCGTCTGCTCCATGATCCGCCACGCCGCGTCGGCATCAGTTGCATCAGCTGATATGGCGGTGATGGGCGGTTGCTCAGCCGGTCCCTGCACAGCCGTCGTGTTTCGGGCGACCACGGTGACTTCGGCCGCGCGAGCAACGAATGCCTCGGCGAGCCCACTCCCCAAGCCCCGGCTCCCGCCGACGACCACAATTCGCTTTCCTTCCAGATCCATTTATCAGTCCTCATTCGGGTCGGTTTCGACCGCTCGACGACGGTCGCGACAACGACGTTTCAAGGAGGTGAAAAGAGTCATCGCCATCTGCGATTTGTGGCAGCCGGCGTCAAAAGCCGGCTGGGTCTTCACGAGCTTTTCGTTTTCATCGCAGCTTTCGCCACACCGGATGCCTCAGGCCGCGGCAAATGGCACAGCGATGAAGGTTTTACTCCCGTCACGTTCGACGAGCAGCAACACCGATTTGCGGCCGGCCTTGCCGGCTTCGGCGATCGCCGCCTTGACGTCTCGGGCATTGCGCACCGGCCGGTCATTGACCGAGACGATGACGTCGCCCGACTGGATGCCGGCGGCAGCGGCCGATTTGTCCGGATTGACGCTGGCGACCACCGCGCCGCTGACGGAGCGCGGCAGGTTCAGCTGCTGGCGCACGTCGGGCGTCAGGTCGGCAAGGCCGATGCCGAGGCTCGGCTGGCCGAAGGCCTGGCCATGCGCTTGCGGGCTTTCGGCCTCGGCTTGCTTCTGGCCGTCCGCATTGGCGCCTACGGTGACGTTGAGATCGATCGTCCTGCCGTCGCGCCAGACACCCAGGGCTTCGTTCGTTCCAGGGGAGAGATCGGCAACGAGGCGCGACAGGTCCTTCGGCGTCTTGACGGTCTCGCCGCCGACCGATGTGACGATATCGCCGGGCTTCAGGCCGGCATTGGCCGCAGGGGTATTGGCGGAAACGGCGGCCACCAGGGCGCCGCCTGTCTTGTCGAGACCGACGGCATCGGCCACATCCTTCGTGACCGGCTGGATCTGCACGCCGAGATAGCCGTGATCGATCGAGCCGTTCTTCTCGAGCTTGGCGACGATCGCCTTGGCCTCGTCGGAGGGAATGGCGAAGCCGACGCCGACGCTGCCGCCGTTCGGCGAATAGATGGCGGTGTTGATGCCGACGACCTTGCCTTCGCGATCGACCAACGGACCGCCCGAGTTGCCGTGGTTGATCGGCGCGTCGATCTGGATGAAATCGTCATAGGGGCCGCTATGCAGGTCGCGGCCGCGCGCCGAAACGATGCCTGCCGTCACCGTGGTGCCGATGCCGAAGGGGTTGCCGATCGCAAGGATCTGGTCGCCGAGCTTCAGCCTGTCTGAATCGCCCCAGGCGATGGTCTGCAGCGGCTTGCCAGCCTCGATCTTCAGGACGGCGACGTCGGATTTGGCGTCGGTGCCGATCAACTTGGCCGGCAGTTCGGTGCCGTCGTCGAGCGTCGCCTTGATGTCGAAAGCGTTGTCGATAACATGGTTGTTGGTGACGATCACGCCGTCCGGACTGATGATGAAGCCGGAGCCGAGCGCCATCGCATGCTCCGAACCATGGTGCTGCGGCGCCGGGCGCGGCAACGGGATGCCCTGATCCTCGAAGAACTGGCGGAACTGTTCGTCCATCGGCGATTCCTGGCCGGCGCTGGCATCGCTTGCTTTCATCGTCGTGGTGATGGTGACGACGGCGGGTTTGTCGGCGTCGACGATCGAGGCGAAGGAGCCGCTCGCGGCGAGAATTCCGCCTGTATCCGAAGGTGCGGCAAAGGCGTTGGAGGAATTCACGGCGAAGGGGAGGCTGGCGGCGCCGGCGATGGCGGCGGCCCCGACGAGCGCTGCGGCGTAATGTTTGCGGTGGATGCGTGACATGGCGATGGTCCCTTGCGAGAGCGTTGGCTTTGATGGCGTCGTGGTTCCGTGTCTCGGACCTGGCGTCGGGAGAGGGGGGCACAATTCCCCCATTCGCCTGGCGCGGGTCGTCGGGGATCCGACGAGCGGGGAGAGGAAGAAGAATTCGCGCTGGCATTAATATGACCAGGCCAAACGGCTTTACAAATTAAACATTGATCATGTTTATGTTGCCGATGTTTAAGAAATTACATGTATTTAATCTTTCCTTCCAAGGCTTCGCGCGGGCCGCTGCTCCCGGCGATCGCCTGGGCCTTTCGCCGGGTAGAGGCCGTCTCAGGATTGATGCGCTTTTTCAGGGCACTACGCCGATCCCAAGGCCGCTTGAGCTCGTATCGCAAAGCAGGTGATTCCGCTGCATCGGTGGAAGCGTATCTGAGGAACCTGTTGCGAATATAGAAGTTAGTAGACTCTAAGTTACTTCTTCTTCAGGAAGTAATAACTGGGGAATCGGCTGCAGGTGAATCTCGTCGGCGAAGAATTCGGTGCAGCGGGGAGGAAAGCCGAGCGCGGAATGCAGGTGAAGCTGAGCGATGTGGCGAGGAAGGTGGGCGTCAGCCCGATCACCATTTCGCGTGCGTTGCGCAATCCCGAAATCGTCTCGGAGGATCTGCGGGAAGAAATCCTGCGCACGGTCGAGGAGATGGGTTATATCCCCAATCTTGCCGCCCGGGCGCTGGCCGGCCGCCATAACGGCATCGTCGGCGTCATCACCCCCGCCTTGCACCAATATGGCTTCGCCGGCCTAATGATCGGTATCGAGGATCGCTTCCGCGGCACGGAGTTCACCGTGCAATATTCCAGCACGCTGCACCATGCCGAGGGCGAAGCCGGCCTGCTGAAATCCATCCTGACCCAGAAGCCGGCCGGCGTCATCATCGCCGGCGCCGAATCCTATCGCGACCTTCTGCCGCTGATGGCGAGCGCCCCCTGTCCCATCGCCCATATCACCGATCTCAGCCAGGAGCCGCAAAGGCTGGTCGTCGGCCTCGATCATTATACGGCCGGCGCCGAGCCCACCCGCTTCCTGTTGTCGAGGGGCTATAACAGGATCGCCTTCATCGGCCGCGGCGCCGACGTCCGCTCGCGCCGGCGCATCGAGGGTTATGAGGCTGTGATGCGGGAAGCCGGCCTTTTCCTGGAGGATCTCATCATCGGCGGGGATGCGCCGAGCCGCATCGGCCTCGGCAGGGAGTTGTTCTCCCGCCTGCTCGAGCGCGTGCCCGATGTCGATGCCGTCTTTGCCCAGAGCGACGAACTGGCCTTCGGCGTCCTCATCGAATGCAAGGCGCGCGGCATCCGCGTGCCGGAGGATGTCGGCATCTGCGGCTTCAACGACCTGGAATTTTCGCCCTTCCTCGAGCCGTCGCTAACGACGGTGCACATAGCGCGCCAGGACATCGGCCACCGCGTCGCCGACATGCTGCTGCACGCCATCCACGACGAGCCGCTCGAGGAAGACAGGGTCGACTGCGGCTTCTCGATCGTCCCGCGCGGCTCGACGCGGTAGTCGGGCATCGAAGTGGAGCTGAGTCTTGCTGAGCCCCGACCGGGCACGGTAGGATTGTTCCGTATTGGAACCGGATGGCAACCACTGTGCTGAAAAATGGATAAGGCGGGACTATCTCTTGACAGGATGCGCACCTTTGTCCGCGTCGCCGAGCGCGGCAACCTGTCGATGGTCGCAAAGGAGCTGGGCGTCGGCCAATCCAGCGTGACGCGGCACCTCAACGAACTTGAGGAGGCTGTCGGCGTGCCGCTTCTCAGCCGCACGACGCGTCGCGTCACCCTCACGGACGAAGGTAGTCGCTATTATACCAACTGCCTTCAGATATTGCGCCTGGTCGAACAGGCTGCTGAAGAAGCCAGAGACGCCCGTGACGCCCCAGCCGGCGCTGTTCGGCTCTCCTGCACGGCAGCGCTTGGCGTGATGCATATCACGCGGATGATCTTCGACTTCCAGGACAAGCATCCTGACATCCGCGTCGACCTCAACCTGACGGACCAGCGCATCGACCTGGTCCGCGAAGGCGTCGACGTAGCGCTCCGTCTCGGGCCTCTGGCCGACAGCGCAATGAAACTTCACGCGCTTGGAGAAAGCCAGCGGCTGCTGGTCGGCGCTCCGGCTTATTTGTCCGCCCGGGGACGGCCGGAGCGGCCGGCCGATCTGTCGCGATACGAAACTGTCGTGATGTCCAACGTGGCAGGCAGCGACAAGCTCCTTCTTTCCTCTCCCGATGGTACAAGCCTGATGATCCCTGTCCGTGGCCGGCTGCGCGTCGACCACGGGCTTGCGGCGCGCGAGGCTCTTGCCGCCGGGCGCGGCATTGGTCCTACCCATCTCTGGCTGGTTCACGATCTTCTGGAGGACGGCCGGCTCGAGGTCGTGCTCGGAGATTACCGGCCTTCGCCGGTGCCGCTGAGCTTGTTGATCGCTCCGGAACGTGCCGCCATTGCCCGCGTTCGGCTGCTCGTCGACTTTCTTGCCGCTGAGGTTGCCAGGCTGCCGGGGATCCGGCGGTCGTAGGTCTTAGAGCCTTTCCGGGTTAGATTGAAGCATTCTGCCGGAGCAGGTTTTCGTCAGGGCAAAGGCGATTGGCGAAGGGCATACCCCAAGGTACGTGCGAGCCGATCGCCTTTGATCCTGGCGGAAACATGCCCGGCCCTCCGGGTTGGCTGAAACGGGCCGGCTGATCGACCGGCCGGCTTGGCCGTAGAGCTGGGCTACGGCGCGCGCCGGCCGGTCGACCATCCGACTCCGTTTGAGCCAACAGAATGCTTCAATCTAACCCGGAAAGGCTCTAGGGCAAGCAATCGGTTGTCGAAGACCGGAGCATACTTTGCGAGACATGTGCTTCAGCCGCCGAAAGACCGCTTGTCGCCGCGCCATCCCGTCGTCCGCAGAAACTGCTCCCAGTTGAGCGCCTCGGGATTCAGCCGGCGGCTCCATTGGAGATCGTGTTCCTTGCCGAAATAGCCATACTCGACCGCATATTCGACCATGCCGAGAATCTCTCGAACGAGAAGTTCGTTGGCGGCAAACTCCGGAAAATAATGCAGCAGCCCATCCCTGGTGAAAGCATTTCGATACACGGCCTTGCGGCCGGTCACGCTTTGGAAGGTCTCGACCATCTCCCGCGGGGAAATGATATCGCCGACGATCGGTAGCGTTTTGCCGTCGTAACGCTCGGGGTTTGAAAAGATCTCGAGGACAACGGGCCCGGTCGCCGTCAGCGGATCGACAAAAGGCGCTGCGAAATCCTCAGGAAGATAAATCGGCAGGAGCAGGGTGTCGCCTTCCATGCGCGGCACATAATATTCGAGAAGGTTGGTGTAGAAGAATGCCAGCATGACGAAGGAATGAAAAATCGGCAGGCTGCGAATGTGGTCTGCAACGAGCGCCTTGTCGGTAAAATGCGGCGCATATTTCGTCCCACCGGCGATCCTGTCGACATTCTCCAGCGTGCTGAAAACGATATGACCGACGCCGGCCTCAACGGCCGCATCCGCGAGCTGTCGGCCAAGGGGAGCCTCGATAGTCGCCGGCGGGGCGATCGGCGGCGTCATCAGAAATGCGCCATCCGCGCCCTTGAATGCAGCAACGAGCTCCTTCTGATGGCCGAGTTCGAGAGGCACGATGGCGATTTCGGCCCCGAGTTCCTCCAGGCGTAAGGCTTCGTGCGAATCCTTTCTCCGAGTAAAAGCGCGGACGCGGAAACGTTGGCTCTCAAGAAGTGTCGCGACGACGCTGCGCCCCTGTTTGCTCGTTGCACCAGTGACCGCGATCAGTGGCTTGTTGTCTGTAGACATAGCTTTCCCTTCCTGTCGTTCCCCGCTGGTAGGGGCATTTAAAAAAGGCTGAGACTTAGGGTCCTTACCCCACAGCCCGACCTTGACGCGGTACTCTATCGAAAGAGAAATTATTGATGAATATCGCCTGAACGCATATGATAATGCCGTTTTAAGGATAAATCGGCCGGGTCAGGTGCTGATGGAGTCGGTGTTTATCTCGTTGCGGCGGTCTGTCGGAGAGAGTGTCCGGCGATCCCGCTTGTCGCCGATGAAACACCGGGCGTGAGGCAAGATCCGGTCGCTGCGGGATCACATCACTTTTCGCAAAGGCGTCGGCCGCCGGAGTATGGCTGGTAGGTACAGTCGGACGGCCTGAAGGAGCGGTAGCTGCGCGAGCAGGCGGTGATGTTGCAGGACTGCGGAGCGCCCTGGCCATCGATGTCTGCATCGGTCGACCGCACTCCGTTCAGCGCCGGTTCGGTGGTCGCCGCGCGCATGAAGTCCCGCCAGATGTGCGCTGGCAGGTCGCCGCCCGTCACCCCCTTCATCGGCGTGTCGTCATCATTGCCAACCCAGACACCGACGACGAGCGATTCCGTGAAGCCGACGAACCAGGCATCACGATTGTCCTGGCTGGTGCCGGTCTTGCCGGCCGCAAATGTGCCGGGGTCGGCTCCACGTCCCGTGCCGCGTTCGACCACCAGCTGCAGGAGCCCGAGGAGATCGGACTGGTAGGGCGAAAGATCGACATCCGGCTTTGATTGTGCGCCAACTCGAAAGGCCTTGGGCTGCCCTGCCGCTTGAAAGTCGATGATGCCCCAGGGTTTGACAGGCGCCCTGCCGAGTTGGACGGACGCATAGGCGCTGGTGAGGTCAAGCAGATTCACTTCGGACGTGCCGAGCGCCAAAGACGGAGTATCGGCCAGCGGCGCATCGATGCCGAGTTCGCGCGCTGCGGCAATCACATTGCCCAGACCGACCTCTTCGGCAAGCGCTACTGACGCGGCATTGAGCGATCGCGCGAACGCCTCGGCAAGCGTTACCCACCCGCGATAGCTGCCACCGGAATTTTCCGGCGACCAGCCATTGATGTCGATTGGCGCGTCCAGAACCTGGTCAGACAGTGTGAGCCCGGCCTTCAACGCTGCGTAGTAGACGAATAGTTTGAAGGTGGAACCCGGCTGGCGCATCGCAGTCACGGCGCGGTTGAACTGGCTCGCCTTGTAGTCGCGCCCGCCGACCATCGCAACGACGGCGCCGTCCGGCGTCATCGCAACCAAGGCCGCCTGCGATGCTCCGACCGCCTTTCCCTCACTGTCCAAGGCTCTTTTTACGACCCGTTCGGCGATCTGCTGCAACTGCGGCACCAGCGTGGTGCGCACGGTGGTCGAACCTGGCGATGAGCCGGCGATTTCGCTTGCCTGCGGCGAAATCCAGTCGGCAAACCAGCTTCCGGAGCGCGGCGTCGGCGTCGTCGGGTGCAGGCTGGTAAAGCTCGTCTTGGCCTCCGCCGCCTGTGGCGCGGTGATCTTGCCATTGGCCGCCATCGCGTCGAGAACGACCATGGTGCGCTGCCTGGCGCCTTCGAAATTGTCGATGGGATTCCATTGGCTCGGCGCCCGCAGCAATCCTGCCAGCATTGCCGACTCCGGCAGGTTGAGGGCGCCGATGTCCTTGTTGAAATAGATCCGCGCGGCGGCAGGCATGCCGGTGGCGCCGGCGCCAAGATAGACGCTGTTGAGATAGCGCGTCAGGATTTCCTGCTTGCCGAGCTTCCACTCCAGCCAGAATGCAATGACGACTTCCTGTATCTTTCGTTTTATGGTTCGGTCGCTGTCTAAATATTGCAGCTTGATGAGTTGCTGGGTGATCGTGCTGCCACCCTCCACCACGGAGCCAGCCTGCAAATTCCGCAGAAGCGCCCTCCCGATGCCCCTGGGGTCGACGCCGAAATGATCCATGAACCGGCGATCCTCGATCGACAGCACGGCATCGATCAAATGGGGTGGAAACTGGTCGTATCGGGCATATGGCCCCTGATAAGGTCCCTGTCTCACCAGCGGCGCACCGTCGGCGGTTTCCAGCACCACGACCGGCTTCAACGTTCCATCGCGGATTTCGCTCCAGGGCACGTCTTTCAGTGCCCATACCAGCACGCATCCTACGAGGAGGCAGACAAGCAGAGCCGCACCGATCGGGAATTTCCGCCAGCCCGCCAGAAAGCGGCGCCAGCGATGTTCACGCGGATTGCCACGCCAGTCGCCAACACCGCGCCCGGCCTTGGCGAGGGCGCTCTTGATCCACCCGGCTGGAGCTGACGTGGTCTCCAGCCGCATTGACCTGCTTAGCGTTGTTTTCAAAAACGAAGCGGACGCCTTGGTCTTCGCAGAACTTTCCTCCAAATCCTGGCGCAGGGCACGCCACAGATCGCCCGCGGCCCGTCGAGTTTGATCAAAGGATCCGCGGGGCGGCTGCGGCTCGTCGAGATGGGCGGGGCCTGGAGACGCCGAGACGGTCGCTTGCGCTGCCGAATCTTGTATCTGATCGTGGCCCGCGCTCGAGCTGCTAACGCTTTCACCTGAGGATTCGGGAGAATTGGGCATCGGTTACCGCTAAAAAGGCCAACGCAGCAGGACCCTTATAGCTGGGTGATGCTGCGTGTTCCACCGCAAAAGGCCGCAACCGCTGCGCACCACCCGGATCCGGGCGTCGAAAACTCGAAGCCGAGCTGCGATTAACGACCCCTGGCCTCAATGCGAAACTGTTGGGGGTTCAAAGGTCGACCGTCGCCGGCTACAAGCTCCAGCTTCTGCAAGGGTTGTCCGTGCAGACTGTCGACTATGTCGTAGTCCAGTTCCCCGGGGGCAAAGCAATGCTCCTCTCCCCATTGCCAGAGCGCGACAAGGATCACGCACAGCTGACGCCCTTTTGGCGTCAGCAGATAGAGACGACTTAGTGCGGAATCAGGGTCCGGCTCGACCGTGAGTATGCCCTCTTCTACGAGCTTCCGCAGGCGAACCGACAAAATGTTCTTCGCGAGTCCCAGACTCTTTTGAAACTCGGAAAATCGCCGACGCCCCTTGAAGGCCTCGCGAACGATGAGGAGGGACCACCAATCACCGACGGCCTGGAGAGAACGCGCGATTCCGCACTGGGCACCCCCCATGTCAGTTCGCTTGCCCTT is part of the Rhizobium bangladeshense genome and encodes:
- a CDS encoding RNA polymerase sigma factor, translated to MTEDPARGAAERKTLLADLAREADALRPQLHRYAARLVGSVIDGEDVIQDAFARVFATAGSIPPGTPLRPWLFRIVHNRAIDALRQRSTRRSEPLEMAFDLADTSAVGPEDALIRRDTVRVALGHFADLPVPQRSAVILKDVLGESLADIAALLELSVDAVKAHLSRGRARLRAISDVRSEVAPSPSPEALNFAALFNAQDWDALRRLLADDVRLRQARRPEISGAADVGRFFTYYAEYPLVRVEPAWLEGREILLVSAEPSGGPSYFMLLEWRGKKISLIRDHRYATYVMDGADVMPAASR
- a CDS encoding SDR family NAD(P)-dependent oxidoreductase translates to MDLEGKRIVVVGGSRGLGSGLAEAFVARAAEVTVVARNTTAVQGPAEQPPITAISADATDADAAWRIMEQTRPDVVIMNAGAQPPMERIDRIGWEAFATNWNVDVKAALYWVQAALTVPMAPGGLVVLVSSGAAVQGSPLSGGYAGAKRAQWFIAKYADGLSAELGLGLRFRVIVPRQMFVGTGVGDTGIGAYAAKAGRTFAEQAATWPDMTPRAFGDTVTELIGKSGLAEAMVYAVRGDTGVTVIE
- a CDS encoding DegQ family serine endoprotease, translated to MSRIHRKHYAAALVGAAAIAGAASLPFAVNSSNAFAAPSDTGGILAASGSFASIVDADKPAVVTITTTMKASDASAGQESPMDEQFRQFFEDQGIPLPRPAPQHHGSEHAMALGSGFIISPDGVIVTNNHVIDNAFDIKATLDDGTELPAKLIGTDAKSDVAVLKIEAGKPLQTIAWGDSDRLKLGDQILAIGNPFGIGTTVTAGIVSARGRDLHSGPYDDFIQIDAPINHGNSGGPLVDREGKVVGINTAIYSPNGGSVGVGFAIPSDEAKAIVAKLEKNGSIDHGYLGVQIQPVTKDVADAVGLDKTGGALVAAVSANTPAANAGLKPGDIVTSVGGETVKTPKDLSRLVADLSPGTNEALGVWRDGRTIDLNVTVGANADGQKQAEAESPQAHGQAFGQPSLGIGLADLTPDVRQQLNLPRSVSGAVVASVNPDKSAAAAGIQSGDVIVSVNDRPVRNARDVKAAIAEAGKAGRKSVLLLVERDGSKTFIAVPFAAA
- a CDS encoding LacI family DNA-binding transcriptional regulator, which gives rise to MQVKLSDVARKVGVSPITISRALRNPEIVSEDLREEILRTVEEMGYIPNLAARALAGRHNGIVGVITPALHQYGFAGLMIGIEDRFRGTEFTVQYSSTLHHAEGEAGLLKSILTQKPAGVIIAGAESYRDLLPLMASAPCPIAHITDLSQEPQRLVVGLDHYTAGAEPTRFLLSRGYNRIAFIGRGADVRSRRRIEGYEAVMREAGLFLEDLIIGGDAPSRIGLGRELFSRLLERVPDVDAVFAQSDELAFGVLIECKARGIRVPEDVGICGFNDLEFSPFLEPSLTTVHIARQDIGHRVADMLLHAIHDEPLEEDRVDCGFSIVPRGSTR
- a CDS encoding LysR family transcriptional regulator, producing the protein MDKAGLSLDRMRTFVRVAERGNLSMVAKELGVGQSSVTRHLNELEEAVGVPLLSRTTRRVTLTDEGSRYYTNCLQILRLVEQAAEEARDARDAPAGAVRLSCTAALGVMHITRMIFDFQDKHPDIRVDLNLTDQRIDLVREGVDVALRLGPLADSAMKLHALGESQRLLVGAPAYLSARGRPERPADLSRYETVVMSNVAGSDKLLLSSPDGTSLMIPVRGRLRVDHGLAAREALAAGRGIGPTHLWLVHDLLEDGRLEVVLGDYRPSPVPLSLLIAPERAAIARVRLLVDFLAAEVARLPGIRRS
- a CDS encoding NmrA/HSCARG family protein, with the translated sequence MSTDNKPLIAVTGATSKQGRSVVATLLESQRFRVRAFTRRKDSHEALRLEELGAEIAIVPLELGHQKELVAAFKGADGAFLMTPPIAPPATIEAPLGRQLADAAVEAGVGHIVFSTLENVDRIAGGTKYAPHFTDKALVADHIRSLPIFHSFVMLAFFYTNLLEYYVPRMEGDTLLLPIYLPEDFAAPFVDPLTATGPVVLEIFSNPERYDGKTLPIVGDIISPREMVETFQSVTGRKAVYRNAFTRDGLLHYFPEFAANELLVREILGMVEYAVEYGYFGKEHDLQWSRRLNPEALNWEQFLRTTGWRGDKRSFGG
- a CDS encoding PBP1A family penicillin-binding protein; this translates as MPNSPESSGESVSSSSAGHDQIQDSAAQATVSASPGPAHLDEPQPPRGSFDQTRRAAGDLWRALRQDLEESSAKTKASASFLKTTLSRSMRLETTSAPAGWIKSALAKAGRGVGDWRGNPREHRWRRFLAGWRKFPIGAALLVCLLVGCVLVWALKDVPWSEIRDGTLKPVVVLETADGAPLVRQGPYQGPYARYDQFPPHLIDAVLSIEDRRFMDHFGVDPRGIGRALLRNLQAGSVVEGGSTITQQLIKLQYLDSDRTIKRKIQEVVIAFWLEWKLGKQEILTRYLNSVYLGAGATGMPAAARIYFNKDIGALNLPESAMLAGLLRAPSQWNPIDNFEGARQRTMVVLDAMAANGKITAPQAAEAKTSFTSLHPTTPTPRSGSWFADWISPQASEIAGSSPGSTTVRTTLVPQLQQIAERVVKRALDSEGKAVGASQAALVAMTPDGAVVAMVGGRDYKASQFNRAVTAMRQPGSTFKLFVYYAALKAGLTLSDQVLDAPIDINGWSPENSGGSYRGWVTLAEAFARSLNAASVALAEEVGLGNVIAAARELGIDAPLADTPSLALGTSEVNLLDLTSAYASVQLGRAPVKPWGIIDFQAAGQPKAFRVGAQSKPDVDLSPYQSDLLGLLQLVVERGTGRGADPGTFAAGKTGTSQDNRDAWFVGFTESLVVGVWVGNDDDTPMKGVTGGDLPAHIWRDFMRAATTEPALNGVRSTDADIDGQGAPQSCNITACSRSYRSFRPSDCTYQPYSGGRRLCEK
- a CDS encoding winged helix-turn-helix transcriptional regulator, coding for MKGKRTDMGGAQCGIARSLQAVGDWWSLLIVREAFKGRRRFSEFQKSLGLAKNILSVRLRKLVEEGILTVEPDPDSALSRLYLLTPKGRQLCVILVALWQWGEEHCFAPGELDYDIVDSLHGQPLQKLELVAGDGRPLNPQQFRIEARGR